A DNA window from Leopardus geoffroyi isolate Oge1 chromosome A1, O.geoffroyi_Oge1_pat1.0, whole genome shotgun sequence contains the following coding sequences:
- the SIAH3 gene encoding seven in absentia homolog 3 isoform X2, with protein MCRWHSRRPANNVYVSSRRAVTQSAPEQGGFPPHHLTHHHRPHRPHHHLRHHARPHHLRHQEAGLHAAQVTPCMCPLFSCQWEGHLEVVVPHLRQMHRVDILQGAEIVFLATDMHLPAPADWIIMHSCLGHHFLLVLRKQERHEGHPQFFATMMLIGTPTQADCFTYRLELNRNHRRLKWEATPRSVLECVDSVITDGDCLVLNTSLAQLFSDNGSLAIGIAITAAEVCSAEAEV; from the coding sequence TATGTGTCCAGCCGACGCGCCGTCACTCAGAGCGCACCAGAGCAAGGCGGCTTCCCCCCTCACCACCTCacccaccaccaccgcccccaccgcccccaccaccacctccgcCACCACGCCCGCCCCCACCACCTCCGCCACCAGGAGGCGGGGCTGCACGCCGCCCAGGTGACCCCCTGCATGTGCCCCTTGTTCTCCTGCCAGTGGGAAGGCCACCTGGAGGTGGTGGTGCCCCACCTGCGGCAGATGCACAGGGTTGACATCCTCCAGGGAGCGGAGATAGTCTTCCTGGCCACGGACATGCACCTCCCCGCCCCAGCCGACTGGATCATCATGCACTCCTGCCTCGGCCACCACTTCCTGCTGGTGCTCAGGAAACAGGAGAGGCACGAAGGGCACCCCCAGTTCTTTGCCACCATGATGCTGATCGGGACCCCCACCCAGGCCGACTGCTTCACCTACCGCCTGGAGCTCAACAGAAACCACCGGCGTCTCAAGTGGGAGGCCACCCCCCGGTCCGTTCTCGAGTGCGTGGACTCGGTGATCACCGATGGGGACTGCCTCGTCCTCAACACCTCCCTGGCCCAGCTCTTCTCCGACAACGGCAGCCTCGCCATCGGCATCGCCATCACCGCCGCCGAGGTCTGCTCCGCAGAAGCCGAGGTGTGA